Proteins encoded in a region of the Streptomyces sp. PCS3-D2 genome:
- a CDS encoding NAD kinase, which yields MTDSSGARTVFLLAHTGRPAAIRSAELVVKGLLRCGLGVRVFDHEAVDLPLPQEVELVTESTPGVLDGCELLVVLGGDGTLLRGAEFARASGVPMLGVNLGRVGFLAEAERDDLDKVVDRVVTRSYEVEERMTLDVIVRTNGDVVHRDWALNEAAVQKVSPERMLEVVLEIDGRPVTGFGCDGIVCATPTGSTAYAFSAGGPVVWPEVEALLMVPISAHALFAKPLVTSPNSVLAVEVQSGTPHGVLWCDGRRTLELPAGARVEVRRGAVPVRLARLHHASFTDRLVAKFALPVSGWRGAPH from the coding sequence GTGACAGATTCTTCGGGGGCACGCACCGTATTCCTGCTCGCGCACACCGGGCGGCCGGCGGCCATCCGCAGCGCGGAGCTGGTCGTCAAGGGCCTGCTGCGCTGCGGACTGGGCGTACGGGTCTTCGACCACGAGGCGGTGGACCTGCCGCTGCCGCAGGAGGTGGAGCTCGTCACCGAGTCCACGCCGGGAGTGCTCGACGGGTGCGAGCTGCTCGTCGTGCTGGGCGGGGACGGGACCCTGCTGCGCGGCGCCGAGTTCGCGCGCGCCTCGGGTGTGCCGATGCTGGGCGTCAACCTGGGTCGGGTCGGCTTCCTCGCCGAGGCCGAGCGCGACGACCTGGACAAGGTAGTGGACCGGGTGGTGACGCGTTCGTACGAGGTCGAGGAGCGGATGACCCTCGACGTGATCGTGCGGACGAACGGCGACGTGGTGCACCGGGACTGGGCGCTGAACGAGGCCGCAGTCCAGAAGGTGTCCCCGGAGCGGATGCTGGAGGTGGTCCTGGAGATCGACGGGCGTCCGGTGACCGGCTTCGGATGCGACGGGATCGTCTGCGCGACTCCGACCGGCTCGACGGCCTACGCCTTCTCCGCGGGCGGGCCGGTGGTCTGGCCGGAGGTGGAGGCGCTGCTGATGGTGCCCATCAGCGCCCACGCGCTGTTCGCGAAGCCGCTGGTGACCTCGCCGAACTCGGTGCTGGCGGTGGAGGTGCAGAGCGGTACCCCGCACGGGGTCTTGTGGTGCGACGGCCGGCGCACGCTGGAGCTGCCGGCCGGGGCCCGCGTGGAGGTCCGCCGGGGTGCGGTGCCGGTACGGCTCGCCCGGCTGCACCACGCGTCGTTCACGGACCGGCTCGTCGCGAAGTTCGCGCTGCCGGTGTCCGGCTGGCGGGGCGCGCCGCACTGA
- the recN gene encoding DNA repair protein RecN: MRIRSLGVIDDAVVELSPGFTAVTGETGAGKTMVVTSLGLLLGGRADPALVRIGAKAAVVEGRIVMRPDAPAAVRAEEAGAELDDGALLISRTVSAEGRSRAHVGGRSVPVGLLGELADDLVAVHGQTDQQGLLRPARQRQALDRYAGDAVAVPLEKYGSAYRRLRAVAVELDEITTRARERAQEADLLRFGLDEIAAVEPVAGEDVELAAEAERLGHAEALAQAAQAAHAALAGNPEDPEAIDANMLVAGAHRALESVRSHDPALGALAERIGELGILMSDVAGELAGYADDLDADPLRLAAVEERRAALTQLTRKYGTAGTVDAVLEWAEQGAARLLELDGDDERITELTAERDGLRSELSLLAQTLTDARVEAASRFAAAVTQELASLAMPHARVTIDIRQTEDPEGVEVGGRPVACGPSGADEVELLLAPHPGAQPRPIAKGASGGELSRVMLAVEVVFAGTDPVPTYLFDEVDAGVGGKAAVEIGRRLAQLARSAQVVVVTHLPQVAAFADRQLLVEKTNDGSVTRSGVTVLEGEDRVRELSRMLAGHEDSVSARAHAEELLAAARADG; encoded by the coding sequence ATGCGGATACGGTCGCTCGGGGTCATCGACGACGCGGTGGTCGAGCTGTCGCCCGGTTTCACCGCGGTGACCGGCGAGACCGGTGCGGGCAAGACGATGGTCGTCACCAGCCTCGGGCTGCTGCTCGGCGGGCGTGCCGACCCGGCCCTGGTGCGGATCGGGGCCAAGGCGGCGGTGGTCGAGGGCCGCATCGTCATGCGTCCGGACGCCCCTGCCGCGGTGCGCGCCGAGGAGGCGGGCGCCGAGCTCGACGACGGTGCTCTGCTGATCAGCCGGACCGTGTCCGCCGAGGGGCGCTCACGTGCCCACGTCGGCGGCCGTTCCGTGCCCGTCGGCCTGCTCGGCGAACTCGCGGACGACCTGGTCGCCGTCCACGGGCAGACCGACCAGCAGGGCCTGCTCCGGCCGGCCCGGCAGCGGCAGGCGCTCGACCGGTACGCCGGAGACGCCGTCGCCGTCCCGCTGGAGAAGTACGGCTCGGCCTACCGCAGGCTCCGGGCGGTCGCGGTGGAGCTCGACGAGATCACCACCCGGGCCCGGGAGCGGGCCCAGGAAGCCGATCTGCTGCGCTTCGGGCTCGACGAGATCGCGGCCGTGGAGCCGGTGGCCGGCGAGGACGTCGAACTGGCGGCCGAGGCGGAGCGGCTCGGGCACGCCGAGGCGCTGGCCCAGGCCGCCCAGGCGGCGCACGCCGCGCTCGCGGGCAACCCCGAGGACCCCGAGGCCATCGACGCGAACATGCTCGTGGCGGGAGCCCACCGGGCGCTGGAATCCGTACGGTCGCACGACCCGGCGCTCGGCGCGCTCGCCGAGCGGATCGGCGAGCTCGGCATCCTGATGTCGGACGTGGCGGGCGAACTGGCGGGCTACGCCGACGACCTCGACGCCGATCCGCTGCGGCTGGCCGCGGTGGAGGAGCGCCGGGCCGCCCTGACCCAGCTGACGCGCAAGTACGGCACCGCGGGCACCGTGGACGCCGTGCTGGAGTGGGCCGAACAGGGTGCGGCGCGGCTGCTGGAACTGGACGGCGACGACGAGCGGATCACCGAGCTGACCGCGGAACGCGACGGGCTGCGGTCCGAACTGTCCCTGCTGGCGCAGACGCTGACCGACGCCCGGGTGGAGGCGGCCAGCCGCTTCGCCGCCGCGGTGACGCAGGAGCTGGCATCGCTGGCGATGCCGCACGCCCGGGTGACGATCGACATCCGGCAGACGGAGGACCCCGAAGGAGTGGAGGTGGGCGGCCGTCCGGTCGCCTGCGGGCCGTCCGGCGCCGACGAGGTGGAGTTGCTGCTGGCCCCGCATCCGGGTGCCCAGCCGCGGCCGATCGCCAAGGGCGCCTCCGGCGGTGAGCTGTCCCGCGTGATGCTCGCCGTCGAGGTCGTCTTCGCGGGTACCGACCCGGTGCCCACCTACCTCTTCGACGAGGTCGACGCAGGCGTCGGCGGCAAGGCGGCCGTCGAGATCGGCCGGCGCCTGGCGCAGTTGGCCAGGTCGGCGCAGGTCGTGGTCGTCACACACCTGCCGCAGGTGGCGGCCTTCGCCGACCGGCAACTGCTGGTGGAGAAGACCAACGACGGTTCGGTCACCCGCAGCGGCGTCACCGTCCTGGAGGGGGAGGACCGGGTGCGGGAGCTGTCGCGCATGCTCGCCGGGCACGAGGACTCCGTCTCCGCACGGGCGCACGCCGAGGAACTCCTGGCCGCGGCGCGCGCCGACGGGTGA